Proteins encoded in a region of the Armatimonadota bacterium genome:
- a CDS encoding MarR family transcriptional regulator, which translates to MASNIAGVTGGDCVKDCALTASCFDIRSHEIPPHGSELADRYVFLMSELADKHGSVKAMELTRRLGVNAATVTRNLQRLETAGLVQVERHKGARLTDEGRQLADIMRYRHETLARFLLIHGVKPCTAQKEAVRLMSDLSPETLRVFATLLAERMAFKDRESCTVVSCSCQQGECLQSRLRSTSNS; encoded by the coding sequence ATGGCGAGTAACATCGCCGGTGTGACCGGTGGAGACTGCGTCAAAGACTGCGCGCTGACCGCAAGCTGTTTCGATATCCGCTCCCATGAGATCCCCCCTCATGGGAGCGAGCTTGCCGACAGGTACGTCTTCCTGATGTCCGAGCTCGCCGACAAGCACGGCTCTGTCAAAGCGATGGAACTGACCCGGCGTCTCGGGGTGAACGCGGCGACCGTGACGCGCAACCTCCAGCGCCTCGAAACCGCCGGTCTCGTCCAAGTCGAGCGGCACAAAGGCGCCCGCTTGACGGACGAAGGTCGGCAACTCGCCGACATCATGCGGTACCGGCACGAGACGTTGGCGCGGTTCCTCCTCATCCACGGGGTCAAACCTTGTACGGCCCAAAAGGAAGCGGTCCGGCTGATGTCCGACCTCTCGCCCGAGACCCTTCGGGTCTTTGCGACGCTGCTCGCGGAACGCATGGCCTTCAAGGACAGGGAGAGCTGCACCGTCGTCAGTTGCAGTTGCCAGCAAGGGGAGTGCCTGCAGAGCAGGCTCCGCTCCACATCGAACTCTTAG
- the cysK gene encoding cysteine synthase A yields the protein MKAESILETIGRTPHVRIRRLFPESSEIWMKLERANPGGSIKDRIALSMVEDAERRGLLTRDGVIVEPTSGNTGVGLAMVAAVKGYRLILVMPESMSVERRRVMAAFGAEFVLTPRESGMKGAIAQAEEIVASTKGAWMPQQFENPANLDAHFRTTAVEILEDFPEGFDLLVTGVGTGGHITAVGETLKSKFPSMKTFAVEPEKSAVISGGEPGPHRLQGLGAGFIPENLHVSTLDGTITVSEEEAFSYAVRAAKEEGIFVGPSSGAALAGVAKALDREGAGARVLTFCYDTGERYLSVEGLF from the coding sequence ATGAAAGCAGAATCGATCCTAGAAACCATCGGCCGGACACCGCACGTCCGGATCCGTCGACTCTTCCCGGAATCGTCCGAAATCTGGATGAAGCTGGAACGGGCGAACCCTGGAGGGAGCATCAAAGACCGGATCGCCCTTTCGATGGTGGAGGACGCCGAACGTCGCGGGTTGTTGACCCGGGACGGCGTCATCGTCGAACCGACTTCTGGGAACACCGGAGTCGGACTGGCGATGGTCGCCGCGGTCAAGGGCTACCGATTGATCCTTGTGATGCCTGAGTCGATGTCGGTCGAGCGACGCCGGGTCATGGCAGCCTTCGGTGCCGAGTTCGTCCTGACGCCCAGAGAGTCGGGAATGAAGGGCGCGATCGCCCAGGCGGAAGAGATCGTCGCTTCGACGAAGGGTGCTTGGATGCCTCAACAGTTCGAAAATCCGGCCAACCTCGACGCCCACTTCCGGACCACGGCCGTCGAGATCCTGGAGGACTTTCCCGAAGGGTTCGATCTCCTGGTCACGGGCGTAGGGACCGGCGGCCACATCACAGCGGTCGGCGAAACCCTGAAGTCGAAGTTCCCCTCGATGAAGACGTTCGCGGTCGAGCCGGAAAAGTCGGCTGTGATCAGTGGGGGCGAACCTGGGCCCCATCGTCTCCAGGGGCTGGGTGCCGGGTTCATCCCTGAAAACCTCCACGTCTCCACCTTGGACGGGACCATCACGGTGTCGGAAGAGGAAGCCTTCTCCTATGCGGTCCGGGCGGCAAAGGAGGAAGGGATCTTTGTCGGCCCGTCCTCGGGAGCGGCACTCGCGGGCGTCGCGAAAGCGTTGGACAGGGAGGGGGCCGGAGCCCGGGTCTTGACCTTCTGTTACGACACCGGTGAGCGGTATCTGAGCGTCGAAGGCCTGTTCTGA
- a CDS encoding serine acetyltransferase, whose translation MCGEAVAGSGVSSGLSESDPFEGRGLPPGLRVRSEELCRTALSCLFPHFHDGGAIGFRDPAGRDALRELFIEAVRPLMPEGHPCGETESRFESALPDVRRLLTVDAEAVFAMDPSAESLDEVVLAYPGFYATAVYRVAHVLVDCGVPLMPRLMAEYAHRQTGIDIHPGAVIGRAFAIDHGTGVVIGQTAVIGDNVRLYQGVTLGALRVDKALARSKRHPTLEDDVTVYANATILGGTTVVGKGSTIGGNVWLTTSVPPRSLVTNASRLQTPGHAVEELLEFNI comes from the coding sequence ATGTGCGGAGAGGCCGTCGCCGGATCCGGAGTTTCGTCGGGTCTATCGGAGAGTGACCCGTTCGAAGGTCGAGGACTGCCGCCTGGACTGCGCGTCCGCTCGGAGGAACTCTGCAGGACGGCCCTATCGTGCCTGTTCCCGCACTTCCACGACGGCGGAGCGATCGGATTCAGGGATCCGGCAGGTCGAGACGCTCTTCGAGAGTTGTTCATCGAGGCCGTCCGCCCCCTCATGCCAGAAGGACATCCCTGCGGGGAGACGGAAAGCCGCTTCGAATCGGCCCTTCCAGACGTCCGACGGCTCTTGACCGTTGACGCAGAAGCGGTCTTCGCAATGGACCCGAGTGCCGAGAGCTTGGACGAAGTCGTCCTTGCCTACCCTGGCTTCTATGCGACCGCGGTCTACCGGGTGGCCCACGTGCTTGTGGACTGCGGCGTGCCTCTTATGCCGAGGTTGATGGCCGAGTACGCCCATCGTCAGACCGGAATCGACATCCATCCGGGGGCTGTCATCGGTCGGGCTTTCGCCATCGACCACGGGACGGGCGTCGTGATCGGTCAGACGGCCGTGATCGGCGACAATGTCCGGCTCTATCAGGGCGTCACGCTGGGCGCGCTCCGCGTCGACAAGGCCCTCGCCCGTTCGAAGCGGCACCCGACGCTCGAAGACGACGTGACGGTCTATGCCAACGCCACGATCTTGGGCGGCACGACCGTCGTGGGGAAGGGCTCCACCATCGGCGGAAACGTCTGGTTGACGACGAGCGTGCCGCCACGTTCACTGGTCACGAACGCCAGCCGTCTCCAGACTCCCGGCCACGCCGTCGAAGAACTTCTTGAATTCAACATTTGA